One Monomorium pharaonis isolate MP-MQ-018 chromosome 4, ASM1337386v2, whole genome shotgun sequence DNA segment encodes these proteins:
- the LOC105828375 gene encoding adhesive plaque matrix protein 2: MKRYGPPCDALSCGDNGTCHPSGICVCNDDYARDTNGDCVPICVPACTHGTCTALHRCTCHDGYAPRNESSCEPICKGGCQNGDCISPNHCVCHDGFIPNLDRHSGGPECIPLCTRNCSGHGGCDSDRCECHFGWTGPDCDQPTMCVITVAYNHADVKRITIRNDTNSTIMRFYEDAPYCQCDEALGNETLCYMMQSDDGNTTSNIACLFSTDLPCYTTPRYNASINITKIVWPFVTIAILVATGLTTAAYLMYRKRQEKKLTTVPVGPSTNVFVRESFATEFLLTDNEL; the protein is encoded by the exons ATGAAACGTTACGGACCTCCCTGCGATGCGCTGTCGTGCGGCGATAACGGCACCTGCCACCCGTCCGGCATTTGCGTCTGCAACGACGATTACGCGAGAGACACGAACGGCGACTGCGTGCCGATCTGCGTCCCGGCCTGCACCCACGGCACGTGCACGGCGCTGCATCGCTGCACGTGCCACGACGGCTACGCGCCGCGGAACGAGAGCTCCTGCGAGCCGATTTGCAAGGGGGGTTGCCAGAACGGCGACTGCATCAGCCCGAATCATTGCGTTTGCCACGACGGTTTCATACCAAATCTCGACCGTCATTCCGGGGGGCCAGAATGCATCCCCCTGTGCACTCGTAACTGCAGCGGACACGGCGGATGTGACAGCGACAGGTGCGAGTGTCACTTTGGATGGACGGGACCGGACTGCGACCAACCGACGATGTGCGTCATAACGGTGGCTTACAATCATGCTGATGTCAAAAG AATCACAATTCGCAATGACACGAACAGCACAATCATGCGATTCTACGAGGACGCGCCGTACTGTCAATGTGACGAGGCCCTTGGCAACGAAACGTTGTGTTACATGATGCAATCTGATGATGGCAATACGACTTCTAATATTGCCTGCTTGTTTAGTACAG ATTTACCTTGTTACACGACACCTCGTTACAATGCTTCGATTAATATTACCAAAATAGTTTGGCCTTTCGTGACTATTGCTATATTAGTGGCCACAGGTTTAACAACAGCAGCATATTTAATGTATCGCAAACGTCAAGAGAAGAAATTGACTACAG ttccAGTAGGTCCGTCGACAAATGTCTTTGTGCGAGAATCTTTTGCTACTGAGTTTTTGTTGACTGACAATGAGCTATAA